The Edaphobacter acidisoli genome contains the following window.
GTCTCACCCGCGGACGCTCCGCTTTGCGAGTACTGCTTGCAGCTGAAGCGTCTCCGGCAACCCATAGTTATGCTTCTTCCACCGTCTTTGGAACATCAAAGGAATCGACCGCATGACTACCTCCCTACAATGCGCTCGCATCCAGGCTTCCTTTTCGCCTTATCTTGATGGCGCCGTCAATGGGCGCAAGATGCAGGAGATCGCCTCGCACCTGGAAGCCTGCGAGCATTGCGCTTGCGAGTTTGCAGCATTGCTCGCGGTACAGCGTTCCGTAGCTGCATTAGGACCTGCCAAGGCCCCGGTTGATCTGGGGATGAAGCTTCGACTGGCCATCTCCCATGAAATGGCGCGCAGACAATCAAGCTGGCTGGACAGCTTCAGCGTAAAGTGGGAAAACTCGATTCGTCCGTTGCTGGTGCAGGTATCGGCTGGGTTTGCTGGATCGGTTGTGCTGCTTGGAGGCATCGTGCTGCTGCTTGGCATGGTGGCCGCACCCGAA
Protein-coding sequences here:
- a CDS encoding anti-sigma factor family protein, translated to MTTSLQCARIQASFSPYLDGAVNGRKMQEIASHLEACEHCACEFAALLAVQRSVAALGPAKAPVDLGMKLRLAISHEMARRQSSWLDSFSVKWENSIRPLLVQVSAGFAGSVVLLGGIVLLLGMVAAPETVMANDEPLGAMTVPHYLYSAVTPSAIVTGQDSVIIVEAYVNEQGRVYDYDIVSGPVDPAVRVQIENQLLISVFQPASVFGAPARGRVVLTFSGISVRA